Proteins from a single region of Dictyostelium discoideum AX4 chromosome 5 chromosome, whole genome shotgun sequence:
- a CDS encoding RabGAP/TBC domain-containing protein, whose translation MESSTEPNLPLKAESASIGISITDTCNTTNLTSNNNNNNNNNNNNNNNNNPNNNNNNNPNNNNNNNPNNNNNKNNPNNKNNNLIVDNIVDYNNLTVSPLPLNRSRSNSMNSGPTVHVISSTTGRGRSSSMSNNSMVINQPCGSTITTTNINSNTNNNSSSSSSSSNSYYNYFSRKSKNNKKIKVPSSPESIGGMGIMGGGIEGGDKYSFVLTASPSPNTYFNNNSVNNNLANFSLTDEGYLDTIAHENLKDPATLIRQREISSEWTSKIIPTNCTTDQARKNLKALIRKGIPDKKRNLVWKAIIGTNEADQTHCYNSAYSSSFGDESDPNIRNIPAFGGLFSPSDHLITEQGVKQVKSILNLIHTNSHVEYCPQISDLVHILISFMSEANTYTTTSLILKDAEENRPHRFLNIDKKECAKFVHSFDHLIELHLPKLHRHMITIGLTNSFVFSDEWFSRLFVSFLPYNTVLRIFDILLNEGYKVLYRIGLALLKTHKKQLKKQKDIEKFLSTLNKLNLQMFDADALIKVAFESISLKRSHLEDINDKQNHKVKDVPEPAPIYYRSKITIPSVILNSDDFELIWAWLPPRLSVATPRKLFNSVTDGNNVRLLFESLVEHTCILVVLKSDNGSIFGFYSDSEVQPKFGFGDRNVFLFTLKPHVHVYKPTEKNQLYTSFKEQSISIGHSNLGEIGLFIGADLNGKTGATETFGNPCLNDKDQHTFQTIVLEAFTIEQ comes from the exons atggaatcTTCAACAGAACCAAATTTACCATTAAAAGCAGAAAGTGCTTCAATTGGAATTTCAATAACCGACACTTGTAATACAACAAATTTAaccagtaataataataataataataataataataataataataataataataataatccaaataataataataataataatccaaataataataataataataatccaaataataataataataaaaataatccaaataataaaaataataatttaattgttgataatatagttgattataataatttaacagtATCACCATTACCACTTAATAGAAGTAGAAGTAATAGTATGAATAGTGGACCAACAGTTCATGTAATTAGTAGTACTACTGGTAGAGGTAGAAGTAGTAGTATGTCAAATAATAGTATGGTGATTAATCAACCTTGTGGTAGTACTATTACTACAACCAATATCAATtccaataccaataataatagtagtagtagtagtagtagtagtaatagttattataattattttagtaGAAagagtaaaaataataaaaaaattaaagtacCAAGTTCACCAGAATCAATTGGAGGTATGGGAATAATGGGAGGTGGTATTGAAGGTGGTGATAAATATTCATTCGTTTTAACagcatcaccatcaccaaatacctatttcaataataatagtgtaaataataatttggcAAACTTTTCATTAACCGATGAAGGATATCTTGATACGATCGCACATGAGAATTTAAAAGATCCAGCAACATTAATTAGACAAAGAGAGATATCAAGTGAATGGACAAGTAAAATCATACCAACCAATTGTACAACCGATCAAGCTAGAAAGAATCTAAAAGCATTAATAAGAAAAGGTATACcagataaaaaaagaaacctAGTTTGGAAAGCGATCATTGGTACAAATGAAGCCGACCAAACTCATTGTTACAATAGTGCATACTCTTCATCATTTGGTGATGAATCAGATCCAAACATTAGAAATATACCAGCCTTTGGTGGTTTATTCTCACCATCAGATCATTTAATCACTGAACAGGGTGTAAAACAAGTTAAATCCATTCTAAACCTTATTCATACAAATTCACATGTTGAATATTGTCCACAAATCTCTGACCTTGTACATATTTTAATCTCCTTTATGTCAGAAGCAAACACATACACCACAACTTCATTAATCTTAAAAGATGCTGAAGAAAATAGACCTCATAGATTcttaaatattgataaaaaagaatgtgCTAAATTTGTTCATTCTTTTgatcatttaattgaattacatTTACCAAAACTTCATAGAC atATGATTACAATTGGTTTAACAAATTCATTTGTATTTTCAGATGAATGGTTTTCAAGATTATTTGTATCATTTTTACCATATAATACAGTTTTAAgaatttttgatattttattaaatgaaggTTATAAAGTTTTATATAGAATTGGTTTggcattattaaaaactcataaaaaacaattaaagaaacaaaagGATATTGAAAAGTTTTTGTCAActttaaacaaattaaatttacaaatgtTTGATGCTGATGCTTTAATTAAAGTTGCTTTTGAAAGTATCTCTTTAAAAAGAAGTCATTTAGAAGATATCAATGATAAACAAAATCATAAAGTTAAAGATGTACCTGAACCCGCACCAATTTATTATAGATCAAAAATTACAATACCTtctgtaattttaaattctgatgat tttgaattaatttgGGCATGGTTACCACCAAGATTATCAGTTGCAACACCAAgaaaattattcaattcaGTTACAGATGGTAATAATGttagattattatttgaaagtttAGTTGAACATACTTGTATTTTAGTAGTTTTAAAATCTGATAATGGAAGTATTTTTGGATTTTATAGTGACTCTGAAGTTCAACCAAAGTTTGGTTTTGGTGATAGAAATGTCTTTTTATTCACTCTTAAACCTCATGTTCATGTTTATAAACCAACtgaaaaaaatcaattatataCAAGTTTTAAAGaacaatcaatttcaattggtcATTCaaa tttggGAGAGATAGGATTATTTATTGGTGCAgatttaaatggtaaaaCTGGTGCCACGGAAACTTTTGGAAACCCATGTTTGAATGATAAAGATCAACATACTTTCCAAACTATTGTTTTAGAAGCATTCACAATtgaacaataa